Proteins from a genomic interval of Rosa chinensis cultivar Old Blush chromosome 2, RchiOBHm-V2, whole genome shotgun sequence:
- the LOC112190641 gene encoding putative F-box protein At1g47790, with amino-acid sequence MLMDLPSDVLVKILSRLPSESICCIRCVSKALLNIVDDPSFVKLHMDYTDEVPLLMSFAESYASETNAVIASLQSVTYDGSGSALTARGQHAFQVSTTYQRDPPPYSIDFVFRNLFCFRNNCDSGVCFLVNPLRGQVLRLPRNDISKIAVSQVFCDWYGMGFDSITNTLKILAVAEFGQFGKPICRAAQVLVLGTGSWRHVTPPPCRLSRNSSKSASANGDMHWLIYGRCHIISFDFKKEKFCWTPHPAAQSSNNFWHLYLLTFRGSLAIVDTSSSQGMITKIDIWVLKDYDKKEWARDYSIDIKNFDLVRQFGLLIKVTCDQWEHGIYFKNFDKIPTFFLDLRCYSMNTITCGSGDPTKILSYTGSLISLKDYENSVGVENSTESLKSYGNLIEEEAQGFSLFKRHVLRRVSVV; translated from the coding sequence ATGTTGATGGACCTGCCCTCGGATGTCCTCGTCAAGATCCTTTCGAGATTGCCATCCGAATCAATCTGTTGCATTCGATGCGTGTCTAAGGCCTTGTTAAACATAGTTGATGACCCCTCTTTTGTTAAACTGCATATGGACTACACCGACGAGGTACCTCTTCTCATGTCTTTTGCCGAATCTTATGCTTCTGAGACCAATGCAGTTATAGCATCCTTGCAATCAGTCACATACGATGGCAGTGGCAGTGCCTTGACAGCAAGAGGTCAACATGCATTTCAAGTCTCCACAACATACCAGCGAGATCCACCACCTTACTCCATAGATTTTGTTTTCCGCAACTTGTTTTGCTTCCGAAATAATTGTGATTCTGGAGTTTGTTTTTTGGTCAATCCTCTGAGAGGACAAGTTCTAAGGCTTCCTAGGAATGATATTTCCAAAATTGCAGTGTCCCAAGTATTCTGTGACTGGTATGGTATGGGATTTGATAGTATAACTAACACCCTCAAGATTCTTGCTGTCGCCGAATTTGGCCAATTTGGTAAGCCTATCTGCCGGGCAGCCCAGGTTCTTGTATTGGGCACAGGCTCATGGCGACATGTAACTCCTCCTCCTTGTCGATTGTCTCGTAACAGTAGTAAAAGTGCATCTGCAAATGGAGACATGCATTGGTTGATTTATGGAAGATGCCATATAATTTCTTTCGATTTTAAGAAAGAAAAGTTCTGTTGGACTCCGCACCCCGCGGCACAAAGCTCAAACAATTTCTGGCATCTGTATTTACTTACTTTCAGAGGATCTCTGGCCATCGTGGATACTTCTTCATCACAAGGTATGATTACGAAGATTGATATATGGGTATTGAAAGATTATGACAAAAAAGAGTGGGCAAGAGATTACAGCATAGACATCAAAAATTTTGACTTGGTTAGGCAGTTTGGATTGTTGATAAAGGTTACTTGTGACCAATGGGAGCATGGcatatatttcaaaaattttgacaaaatccctacgttCTTTTTGGATCTAAGATGTTATTCCATGAATACCATAACATGTGGTAGTGGGGATCCTACCAAAATTTTGAGTTATACTGGGAGCTTGATATCCTTAAAAGATTATGAGAATTCTGTTGGAGTTGAAAACAGTACTGAAAGCCTAAAAAGTTATGGCAATTTGATCGAAGAAGAAGCACAAGGCTTTAGTTTATTTAAGAGGCATGTGCTGCGACGAGTTTCAGTTGTCTGA
- the LOC112188298 gene encoding farnesylcysteine lyase: MSSSSSSSAIPALTLISLWLLLPALSQADDTVCIVGAGIGGASVAHFLREYSPSTLNLTIRMFERNGVVGGRMATVNVSGEFFEAGASILHPKNFHAVNYTRLLNLTVNSPSDDSEGFGIWDGEKFIFKTLSVKSKLPFVNRIVSLANSLLLFVRYGYSLVRMDRFVETTVNSFLKYYESLKTRPVFESVDEMLKWAGLHNLTARTLAEELADSGLCPLLIQELVTVITRINYGQNVSMSGLGGAVSLAGSGGGLWSIKGGNWQMASGLIDRSDVALHLHEEIESISSIGDYYELNSTMGNSYTCDVAVVATPLDELNVEFTPSVSIPKRELQHTHATLVRGLLNPVYFGVNSVSELPELVATLEDPDLPFTSISVLKQHAGNDITYKIFSRQPMAEALLDSIFSARTETIRINWAAYPHYTAPEVFAPFILDGQHLYYVNAFENAASTMETSAVAAENVARLILSRYFSGVPVSLDLSSSGSSGGGVHVDL, encoded by the exons atgtcgtcgtcgtcgtcttctTCGGCAATTCCCGCCCTCACCTTAATCTCTCTCTGGCTCCTCCTCCCCGCACTTTCCCAAGCTGATGACACAGTCTGCATCGTCGGCGCCGGCATCGGCGGCGCTTCCGTGGCCCACTTCCTCCGCGAATACTCTCCCTCCACTCTCAACCTCACGATCCGAATGTTCGAGCGAAACGGCGTCGTCGGGGGACGCATGGCCACTGTCAACGTCTCCGGCGAGTTCTTCGAGGCCGGCGCCTCGATTCTCCACCCCAAGAACTTCCACGCCGTCAACTACACCAGGCTGCTGAACCTCACCGTCAACAGTCCGTCGGATGATTCCgagggttttggaatttgggatGGGGAGAAGTTCATCTTCAAGACTCTGAGCGTGAAGTCCAAGCTTCCGTTTGTGAACAGGATTGTTTCGCTGGCGAATTCGCTGCTGCTGTTCGTCCGGTACGGCTACTCGCTCGTCAGAATGGATAGATTCGTAGAG ACTACTGTGAATAGTTTCTTGAAGTATTATGAGAGCTTGAAGACGAGGCCGGTTTTCGAGTCTGTGGATGAGATGCTTAAATGGGCTGGTTTGCACAATCTCACGGCGAGGACTTTGGCTGAGGAGCTGGCTGATTCTGGCTTGTGTCCCTTGTTGATACAAGAGCTTGTCACT GTCATCACAAGAATCAATTATGGCCAAAATGTCAGTATGAGTGGACTTGGAGGTGCGGTATCATTGGCAGGATCTGGTGGAGGATTATGGTCTATCAAAGGAGGGAACTGGCAGATGGCTTCTGGATTGATCGATCGTTCAGATGTTGCATTGCATCTTCATGAAGAGATAGAATCTATTTCTTCAATTGGGGACTACTACGAACTTAACTCGACCATGGGGAATAGTTATACATGTGATGTTGCTGTAGTTGCTACacctctagatgagttgaatgTTGAATTTACTCCTTCAGTTTCAATTCCTAAAAGAGAGTTGCAACATACACATGCAACTTTGGTTAGAGGCCTTCTAAATCCT GTATATTTTGGCGTGAATTCAGTGTCAGAACTCCCAGAACTGGTTGCCACGCTTGAGGATCCTGATCTTCCATTCACAAGCATCTCTGTTCTCAAGCAACATGCCGGGAATGATATCACTTACAAGATATTTTCTCGACAACCAATGGCGGAGGCACTTCTAGATAGTATCTTCAG TGCGAGGACGGAGACAATTCGAATAAATTGGGCTGCATACCCTCATTATACTGCTCCTGAAGTATTTGCACCCTTTATCTTGGATGGCCAGCACTTGTACTATGTGAATGCTTTTGAGAATGCAGCAAGCACAATGGAGACGAGCGCTGTTGCGGCTGAGAATGTAGCAAGACTCATCTTGTCAAGATATTTTAGTGGTGTGCCTGTGAGTTTGGATCTCTCGAGCTCTGGTTCCAGTGGGGGAGGCGTTCATGTAGATCTGTGA